The Ooceraea biroi isolate clonal line C1 chromosome 11, Obir_v5.4, whole genome shotgun sequence genome includes a region encoding these proteins:
- the LOC105278649 gene encoding merlin isoform X1, translated as MSPFRRKKSGKSFPVKVCTLDAELEFNLEWRSTGRDLFDLVCRTIGLRETWYFGLQYEDAKGFISWLKLDKKVQDQGISQQPTTPFMFLAKFYPEDVAEELVQEVTQHLFFLQVKQAILSMDIYCPPEASVLLASYAVQAKYGDYDEVSYRPGMLASEDLLPQRVIDQYQMTAEMWEDRIKIWYADHRGMSRDEAEMEYLKIAQDLDMYGVNYFPISNKKETDLWLGVTALGLNIYEKENKLAPKTTFTWSEIRHISFDDKKFVIKPVEKTSPNFVFFSQKVRMNKLVKKQSDVGSWVKGLIALGFDERNSDKVAHVLFVKILDLCIGNHDLFMRRRKPDSMEVQQMKAQAKEEKSRRQIERNKLAREKQLREAAEREKAAMEQRLLQYQEEIRLANEALRRSEETADLLAEKSRVAEEEAMLLSQKASEAEQEITRIRLNNMKTEEEKVHLERKTREAELLTERLVQESERRAAEAEKLKDELLRARIAEKEAKEKLLEFLSRNAYAATIAPVPNLFPSTQVLPSDLQADLQTLQLEAEPLSPDLTSYDLIADGDVDQLSLEIEKERVDYWEKSKHLQEQLRELRSEIEVMKVGEKQCELDQLHEEQVRLGENKYSTLKKVKSGSTKARVAFFEEL; from the exons ATGTCGCCGTTCCGCAGAAAGAAGTCTGGGAAGTCCTTCCCCGTGAAGGTCTGCACTCTGGATGCGGAGCTCGAGTTCAATCTGGAG TGGAGATCGACAGGCAGGGACTTGTTCGACCTGGTATGCCGCACGATAGGACTCCGAGAAACCTGGTACTTTGGGCTTCAGTACGAGGATGCGAAGGGTTTCATCTCCTGGCTGAAGCTCGACAAGAAAG TCCAAGATCAAGGCATCTCGCAACAGCCAACGACGCCGTTCATGTTCCTGGCAAAATTTTACCCCGAGGATGTTGCCGAGGAGCTCGTGCAAGAGGTCACTCAGCATTTGTTCTTCCTCCAAGTCAAGCAGGCCATACTGTCCATGGACATTTATTGCCCGCCTGAGGCTTCCGTGTTACTTGCTTCCTATGCTGTCCAAGCAAAG TACGGCGATTACGACGAGGTTTCATATCGTCCGGGGATGCTTGCCAGCGAGGATTTGCTGCCGCAAAGAGTTATCGATCAATATCAGATGACCGCGGAAATGTGGGAGGACAGGATAAAAATCTGGTACGCCGATCATCGTGGTATGTCTCGAGACGAAGCGGAAATGGAGTATCTCAAGATTGCTCAGGATCTCGATATGTACggcgtaaattattttcctattAGC AATAAGAAGGAAACAGATCTTTGGCTGGGCGTAACGGCGCTGGGATTGAACATCTACGAGAAGGAGAATAAACTAGCACCGAAGACCACGTTCACGTGGTCGGAAATCCGTCACATTAGCTTCGACGACAAGAAGTTCGTGATCAAGCCCGTGGAGAAGACGTCGCCGAACTTCGTGTTCTTCTCACAGAAAGTTCGCATGAACAAACTGGTAAAGAAACAGTCAGATGTTGGCAGCTGGGTGAAGGGTTTGATAGCTTTAGGGTTCGACGAGCGTAACAGTGACAAAGTTGCTCACGTATTATTTGTTAAGATCCTGGACCTGTGTATTGGCAACCACGATCTGTTTATGAGGAGACGCAAGCCGGACTCCATGGAGGTGCAGCAGATGAAGGCGCAGGCCAAGGAAGAAAAATCCAG GAGGCAAATTGAAAGGAATAAATTAGCCCGAGAGAAACAATTAAGAGAGGCAGCCGAGAGGGAAAAGGCTGCAATGGAACAGCGACTTCTACAGTACCAGGAGGAGATACGGCTTGCAAACGAAGCTCTT AGAAGATCCGAAGAGACGGCGGACCTTTTGGCTGAGAAAAGTCGCGTGGCCGAAGAGGAAGCAATGCTTTTAAGCCAGAAAGCATCGGAGGCCGAGCAAGAGATCACGCGTATACGGCTGAACAACATGAAGACTGAAGAGGAGAAGGTTCACTTGGAACGGAAGACTAGAGAAGCTGAATTGTTGACGGAAAGATTGGTCCAAGAGTCCGAACGCAGGGCTGCCGAAGCGGAAAAATTGAAGGACGAGCTGTTACGCGCAAGAATCGCCGAGAAGGAAGCTAAGGAGAAGCTGCTCGAGTTCCTCAGTAGAAACGCCTACGCCGCTACTATAGCT CCGGTGCCAAACTTATTCCCATCGACGCAAGTGCTTCCGTCAGACCTGCAAGCGGATCTTCAGACTCTGCAACTGGAGGCGGAGCCGCTCTCACCCGATCTGACATCGTACGATCTCATTGCTGATGGGGACGTCGACCAGTTGTCACTGGAGATCGAGAAGGAGAGGGTCGATTACTGGGAGAAGAGCAAGCACCTGCAGGAACAACTACGGGAACTGCGCTCCGAGATCGAAGTTATGAAGGTCGGTGAGAAGCAATGCGAATTGGACCAGTTGCACGAGGAGCAAGTCCGACTCGGTGAGAATAAGTATAGCACTCTGAAAAAGGTGAAGTCCGGATCGACTAAGGCTCGAGTCGCCTTCTTCGAGGAgctgtaa
- the LOC105278649 gene encoding merlin isoform X2, with translation MSPFRRKKSGKSFPVKVCTLDAELEFNLEWRSTGRDLFDLVCRTIGLRETWYFGLQYEDAKGFISWLKLDKKVQDQGISQQPTTPFMFLAKFYPEDVAEELVQEVTQHLFFLQVKQAILSMDIYCPPEASVLLASYAVQAKYGDYDEVSYRPGMLASEDLLPQRVIDQYQMTAEMWEDRIKIWYADHRGMSRDEAEMEYLKIAQDLDMYGVNYFPISNKKETDLWLGVTALGLNIYEKENKLAPKTTFTWSEIRHISFDDKKFVIKPVEKTSPNFVFFSQKVRMNKLILDLCIGNHDLFMRRRKPDSMEVQQMKAQAKEEKSRRQIERNKLAREKQLREAAEREKAAMEQRLLQYQEEIRLANEALRRSEETADLLAEKSRVAEEEAMLLSQKASEAEQEITRIRLNNMKTEEEKVHLERKTREAELLTERLVQESERRAAEAEKLKDELLRARIAEKEAKEKLLEFLSRNAYAATIAPVPNLFPSTQVLPSDLQADLQTLQLEAEPLSPDLTSYDLIADGDVDQLSLEIEKERVDYWEKSKHLQEQLRELRSEIEVMKVGEKQCELDQLHEEQVRLGENKYSTLKKVKSGSTKARVAFFEEL, from the exons ATGTCGCCGTTCCGCAGAAAGAAGTCTGGGAAGTCCTTCCCCGTGAAGGTCTGCACTCTGGATGCGGAGCTCGAGTTCAATCTGGAG TGGAGATCGACAGGCAGGGACTTGTTCGACCTGGTATGCCGCACGATAGGACTCCGAGAAACCTGGTACTTTGGGCTTCAGTACGAGGATGCGAAGGGTTTCATCTCCTGGCTGAAGCTCGACAAGAAAG TCCAAGATCAAGGCATCTCGCAACAGCCAACGACGCCGTTCATGTTCCTGGCAAAATTTTACCCCGAGGATGTTGCCGAGGAGCTCGTGCAAGAGGTCACTCAGCATTTGTTCTTCCTCCAAGTCAAGCAGGCCATACTGTCCATGGACATTTATTGCCCGCCTGAGGCTTCCGTGTTACTTGCTTCCTATGCTGTCCAAGCAAAG TACGGCGATTACGACGAGGTTTCATATCGTCCGGGGATGCTTGCCAGCGAGGATTTGCTGCCGCAAAGAGTTATCGATCAATATCAGATGACCGCGGAAATGTGGGAGGACAGGATAAAAATCTGGTACGCCGATCATCGTGGTATGTCTCGAGACGAAGCGGAAATGGAGTATCTCAAGATTGCTCAGGATCTCGATATGTACggcgtaaattattttcctattAGC AATAAGAAGGAAACAGATCTTTGGCTGGGCGTAACGGCGCTGGGATTGAACATCTACGAGAAGGAGAATAAACTAGCACCGAAGACCACGTTCACGTGGTCGGAAATCCGTCACATTAGCTTCGACGACAAGAAGTTCGTGATCAAGCCCGTGGAGAAGACGTCGCCGAACTTCGTGTTCTTCTCACAGAAAGTTCGCATGAACAAACTG ATCCTGGACCTGTGTATTGGCAACCACGATCTGTTTATGAGGAGACGCAAGCCGGACTCCATGGAGGTGCAGCAGATGAAGGCGCAGGCCAAGGAAGAAAAATCCAG GAGGCAAATTGAAAGGAATAAATTAGCCCGAGAGAAACAATTAAGAGAGGCAGCCGAGAGGGAAAAGGCTGCAATGGAACAGCGACTTCTACAGTACCAGGAGGAGATACGGCTTGCAAACGAAGCTCTT AGAAGATCCGAAGAGACGGCGGACCTTTTGGCTGAGAAAAGTCGCGTGGCCGAAGAGGAAGCAATGCTTTTAAGCCAGAAAGCATCGGAGGCCGAGCAAGAGATCACGCGTATACGGCTGAACAACATGAAGACTGAAGAGGAGAAGGTTCACTTGGAACGGAAGACTAGAGAAGCTGAATTGTTGACGGAAAGATTGGTCCAAGAGTCCGAACGCAGGGCTGCCGAAGCGGAAAAATTGAAGGACGAGCTGTTACGCGCAAGAATCGCCGAGAAGGAAGCTAAGGAGAAGCTGCTCGAGTTCCTCAGTAGAAACGCCTACGCCGCTACTATAGCT CCGGTGCCAAACTTATTCCCATCGACGCAAGTGCTTCCGTCAGACCTGCAAGCGGATCTTCAGACTCTGCAACTGGAGGCGGAGCCGCTCTCACCCGATCTGACATCGTACGATCTCATTGCTGATGGGGACGTCGACCAGTTGTCACTGGAGATCGAGAAGGAGAGGGTCGATTACTGGGAGAAGAGCAAGCACCTGCAGGAACAACTACGGGAACTGCGCTCCGAGATCGAAGTTATGAAGGTCGGTGAGAAGCAATGCGAATTGGACCAGTTGCACGAGGAGCAAGTCCGACTCGGTGAGAATAAGTATAGCACTCTGAAAAAGGTGAAGTCCGGATCGACTAAGGCTCGAGTCGCCTTCTTCGAGGAgctgtaa
- the LOC105278650 gene encoding 40S ribosomal protein S23, producing the protein MGKPRGLRTARKHTNHRREQRWNDKDYKKAHLGTRWKANPFGGASHAKGIVLEKVGVEAKQPNSAIRKCVRVQLIKNGKKITAFVPRDGCLNNIEENDEVLVAGFGRKGHAVGDIPGVRFKVVKVANVSLLALYKEKKERPRS; encoded by the exons ATGG GTAAACCAAGGGGTCTTCGCACGGCTCGAAAGCACACAAATCACAGACGCGAGCAGCGATGGAATGACAAAGACTACAAGAAGGCGCATTTGGGAACTAGGTGGAAGGCTAATCCCTTCGGCGGTGCTTCCCATGCCAAGGGCATCGTGTTGGAGAAAGT AGGTGTAGAAGCTAAGCAACCTAATTCAGCTATCCGAAAGTGCGTCCGAGTACAGCTAATCAAAAACGGCAAGAAGATCACAGCGTTCGTTCCACGTGACGGATGTCTCAACAACATTGAAGAGAACGATGAGGTATTAGTGGCGGGTTTCGGCCGTAAGGGTCATGCCGTGGGTGATATTCCCGGAGTAAGGTTTAAGGTAGTGAAAGTCGCCAACGTTTCTCTTCTTGCGCTCTACAAGGAAAAGAAGGAACGACCCAGATCttaa